The genomic DNA CCTCTTCAACAGCCCCCGCGGCTTGCGCCACCAACGCGGAAGCCGACACTTTGTCTTCCTCGCGCGCCCCGTTAACCGCCATGTCGTATTGCGCCTTTGCAGCAGCCTCCAACTTGTTGGCCATATCGCGCTGCGCTTGCACCTCATCGCGGCGTTGTGCGGGCAGTACCCCATCATCGAACAAACGCTGCACGCGCTCGAGACTCTTCTGCGCCAGTTCCGCTCCCGCTTTCGCCTGCAAGTACTGGCTATGCGCCATCCGAATCTGTTCTTCGCGCGCTCCGTGTTCTGCCTTGTCCCGCTGCGCACCCGCCGCGGTTTCCGCCGCTTGCGCCTGGTTGCGTTTCGCTTGAAGCTGCGGACGATCGAGTACGGCCACAATGTCGCCCTTCTTGACGGACTGCCCCTCCTCGGCACGCATTTCCTCCACGCGCCCCGGGACTTTTGCGGAGACATTCACCTTCGTCGCTTCTACCTCGCCCTGAATGCATTGAGGCAAGGGCTGCTTGAAATACCACGCGGAAACTGCAACCCCTGCTATCAAGCAAAGGACGATTAACATCGAGAACAGACGCGCCACGAAGGTCATTGGGATTCCTTTGCTTCGGTAGGATGAATGCCGTTTGCCGTAGTAGCCGCCGAGGATTGGAGGGCTGCGACCCACTCGTGTTCCTGCACAGCAACCGACTTCGCCATATACTGCGAGAGTTGCTCCGTGCTCCCGGAAGCCTCCAGGAGCTGAAAGAACGCCGTGTCAAAATCGTACGCGGCCTTGTAACGTCCCAGTTCGGCGCGTGCCAGGGTGAGTGTGGCATCCACAACTTCGAGCGAAGTCGCAAGCCCCTCCTCGAAGGCACGCGTACGCACACGCAGGTTTTCCTTGGTGAGTTCCAACGTCGACTCAAGACCATCGTATTGCTCGATTGCCTTTGCCATTTCCTCATAGCGCTTCAATACCAGGCTCTTGAGGTCTCGTCGATACTTCGACTGCAAATGCGTGACTTTCTGTTCTTGAGCACGAGCAGCCTCCACCTTGTTTCGCGCCTGGAACCCGTCAAACAGGGTGAACTTGGCCCCCACTCCCGCCGCCCACTTGGGGTCGAGCAACGTGAGATCGCGGGGTACGAGTTCATGCATGCCGAACAAGTACACCGTAGGCTTTCTCTCCCCATGCTCAGCGCGGACTCCTTGCTCGGCGAGATGGTGTTTGGCATCCAGCAGATTCATCACCGGATGCCCTTCGTCCACACGTTGCTGAAACACCTCGCAAGGCTCCAGGTTGCGGAGAATGAACAGAGGCGTGGATGGGTCAATTGGGCCGTCGCTTACCACGATGTTCGACAAGCCTTCCGAAACGATGGATACGTCGCGTGCGGATGCGTCGCACTCGACACGTGCGTTGGCCAACGCGACTTCCGCGTTGAGACATTCCGCCCGCGAGATGATGCCCTCTTCCATGAGCCGCTTCGCGCGATAGCTTTGCTGCTCCATCGTCTTCACTTTAAGTTGCTGCACTTCCAACGCGCGTTTGGCGAGACACACACCGAAGTAGCGCTGCGCCAATTCCGTAACCAATTCGTCATCGGTTCTATCGCGCTCGGCATGCGCCTCGGCAACCCGCGCACCTGCCGCTTCGTTCGCGGCGGCAATCCGGCCACCGGCATAGAGCGGCATTGTCGCGGTTGCCTCACCCTTCCAGAAGTACTCGGTTTGGACTTCCACCCCCAGGCGGCCAATGCGGATAGCCACAGGGTCGTTGAGTATGTTGTAGCGCAAGTCCAATTCGACCAGCGGCGCACGAAGACCTTTGGCAGCCGCCCGTTCGGACTCACGTTGCCGGATGTCGTCGTCGGACGCCATCAGCGCCTCGTTTCTCGCTCGCATATTCGACAGCGCTTGCTCCAGAGACATGGACTCTCCAGCAGAAACCTGAAGCGTGGACAGAGTCACAAGAACGGCCGCGAGAATTGCGCGAGGCTGGACGCCACCTTTCATCGACCGTGCAGGACGGCGGAACGAAGTTGCAGTGAAACCTCTCCCCCAAAGAACCGGAAACTCAACGAATATCGCCATAAATCCCTACCTACCGCTCGGTATACGCGAAATCACCCAACAACGCGCAAACCTCAACGATATGGTCCCCCAGAATTGCTCTATTGGCCCTCTTTCATGGTGGGCCGCTCATCGTTCTTGCATGACCATTTTGACAGCGGGACGTATATCTTCTTGTCCCCCGCTCGAGCACAGACTCGAACCTTACTTTGGTCAAGCCGAATTAGACCTGAATCCCCCTTGGATGCGGTCTGAGGACTATTATCTCCCCTGCTCTCACTGGCGTCAAATCTCCCCAATGTCTCAATGCAGACTTGTACCCACGTGAAGGCTTCGGTACAGTGCATTTCGGCCTGTTGTGGGAAGGCCGCGACTTGACCGGTGACAACGCGCGAAGGACCAACGCATGACGGCTTCCTCCAGTTCCAGGTTTCCGCTTCACGTACGGATCCTGATTGGGCTTGTTGGTGGTGCGTGCCTGGGGGGCATTCTGAATGCAGTGCTTGGCGACGAGTCTGCCGCTCTCCAATGGCTTACGCTTCAAGTCACCGAACCCTTGGGTCAGCTCTTCCTTCGATTGCTCCTTATGCTCGTGGTTCCACTGGTCTTCTGCTCGTTGGTGCTTGGCGTGGCAGGTATCGGGGACATACGCCGTGTGGGCCGCGTAGGCGTCAAATGCCTGATCTACACCGTGGTTATCTCTGCGATATCAGTTGTCATCGGGTTAACCATGTCAAACCTAGTCCGTCCGGGTACGCGCATCGATCCCACCGTCAGCCAGCGCCTGCAGGAACGCTACGGAAAAGAAGCGGAGGCGCGCGTTGAAACCGCAAAGTCGACGAGTATCCCAACCAACACACCTCTCATGGCGGTCATCAAGTCGATTGTTCCAACCAACGTTGTTCAGGCAGCCGCCTCCGATCCTCCCGACATGCTTGGCCTGATGTTCTTCTCCCTGTTCATCGGAATTACGCTGACTCTGATTGGCGAATCGGCCCAGCCCGTCATACGCGTCCTGGAAGGCGCATACGAGGCCGTCGCCAAGGGAATCCACCTGGTGATGATGCTTGCACCCTACGCCGTATTCGCCCTGCTCTTTACCATGACGGCGCGTTTCGGCTTCCCTTTGCTGTTTAGCCTCGGATGGTTCGTAGTCACCGTGCTCACGGGTCTCGCTCTGCAGATGTTTGTCGTCTACTCACTCTCCGTTGCCGTCTTGTCGCGCATATCGCCCTTCGAGTTCTTTCGCCGGATCAAGACGGTCGTGATAACGGCATTCTCCACCTCCTCATCCAACGCAACGTTA from Candidatus Hydrogenedentota bacterium includes the following:
- a CDS encoding efflux RND transporter periplasmic adaptor subunit, which translates into the protein MTFVARLFSMLIVLCLIAGVAVSAWYFKQPLPQCIQGEVEATKVNVSAKVPGRVEEMRAEEGQSVKKGDIVAVLDRPQLQAKRNQAQAAETAAGAQRDKAEHGAREEQIRMAHSQYLQAKAGAELAQKSLERVQRLFDDGVLPAQRRDEVQAQRDMANKLEAAAKAQYDMAVNGAREEDKVSASALVAQAAGAVEEVDSLIEEANVRAPRDGEVVEHIVNLGELASAGMPILTLVDLSDVWVTFNIREDRLGGLKMGEKIQGTVPALNNLSVELVVTYIAALGDFATWRATSAAGGFDLRSFEVRAKPTQPTDGLRPGMSVIVPWARDAAATQTAQ
- a CDS encoding TolC family protein yields the protein MSLEQALSNMRARNEALMASDDDIRQRESERAAAKGLRAPLVELDLRYNILNDPVAIRIGRLGVEVQTEYFWKGEATATMPLYAGGRIAAANEAAGARVAEAHAERDRTDDELVTELAQRYFGVCLAKRALEVQQLKVKTMEQQSYRAKRLMEEGIISRAECLNAEVALANARVECDASARDVSIVSEGLSNIVVSDGPIDPSTPLFILRNLEPCEVFQQRVDEGHPVMNLLDAKHHLAEQGVRAEHGERKPTVYLFGMHELVPRDLTLLDPKWAAGVGAKFTLFDGFQARNKVEAARAQEQKVTHLQSKYRRDLKSLVLKRYEEMAKAIEQYDGLESTLELTKENLRVRTRAFEEGLATSLEVVDATLTLARAELGRYKAAYDFDTAFFQLLEASGSTEQLSQYMAKSVAVQEHEWVAALQSSAATTANGIHPTEAKESQ
- a CDS encoding dicarboxylate/amino acid:cation symporter, producing the protein MTASSSSRFPLHVRILIGLVGGACLGGILNAVLGDESAALQWLTLQVTEPLGQLFLRLLLMLVVPLVFCSLVLGVAGIGDIRRVGRVGVKCLIYTVVISAISVVIGLTMSNLVRPGTRIDPTVSQRLQERYGKEAEARVETAKSTSIPTNTPLMAVIKSIVPTNVVQAAASDPPDMLGLMFFSLFIGITLTLIGESAQPVIRVLEGAYEAVAKGIHLVMMLAPYAVFALLFTMTARFGFPLLFSLGWFVVTVLTGLALQMFVVYSLSVAVLSRISPFEFFRRIKTVVITAFSTSSSNATLPTALRECEHNLGVPRDINSFVLTVGATANQNGTALFEGVTVLFLAQFAGIDLTLGQQLMVLYMAILGGIGTAGVPAASIPFIVVVLSTIGVNPALIALVIGVDRILDMCRTVVNVVGDLTAATYIARSEGAKLLPPLGTEEAV